From the genome of Triticum aestivum cultivar Chinese Spring chromosome 3B, IWGSC CS RefSeq v2.1, whole genome shotgun sequence, one region includes:
- the LOC123071340 gene encoding UDP-glucuronic acid decarboxylase 1 codes for MKQLHKSPTHAPSPAHAPASKISKPARPGPRTWVGYLLREQRLLFVLLGALIATSFFLLRPYLFSLSASNPTERSPIFSFTGHSSDSRGVPAGFRPPPRRVVVTGGAGFVGSHLVDRLLEQGDSVIVVDNFFTGRKENVAHHLRNPRFELLRHDVVEPILLEVDRIYHLACPASPVHYKYNPIKTIKTNVMGTLNMLGLAKRIGARFLLTSTSEVYGDPLEHPQKETYWGHVNPIGVRSCYDEGKRTAETLTMDYHRGGGVAVRIARIFNTYGPRMCLDDGRVVSNFVAQALRKHPMTVYGDGKQTRSFQYVSDLVAGLMALMESEHIGPFNLGNPGEFTMLELAEVVKETIDPMSTIEFKPNTADDPHMRKPDITKAKQLLGWEPKVSLKEGLPLMVTDFRKRILDE; via the exons ATGAAGCAGCTCCACAAGTCCCCCACCCACGCGCCGTCGCCGGCGCACGCGCCGGCGTCCAAGATCTCCAAGCCCGCGCGCCCCGGGCCGCGCACCTGGGTCGGCTACCTCCTCCGCGAGCAGcgcctcctcttcgtcctcctcggTGCGCTCATCGccacctccttcttcctcctccgccccTACCTCTTCTCCCTGTCAGCCTCCAACCCCACCGAGCGAAGCCCCATCTTCTCCTTCACCGGCCACTCGTCGGACTCCCGCGGCGTCCCCGCGGGCttccgcccgccgcctcgccgcgtcgTCGTCACCGGCGGGGCGGGCTTCGTGGGCAGCCACCTCGTCGACAGGCTGCTGGAGCAGGGGGACAGCGTGATCGTGGTGGACAACTTCTTCACCGGGAGGAAGGAGAACGTCGCGCACCACCTGCGGAACCCCAGGTTCGAGCTTCTCCGACACGATGTCGTCGAGCCCATCCTTCTCGAGGTCGACCGGATCTACCACCTCGCGTGCCCCGCATCGCCCGTGCACTACAAGTACAACCCCATCAAGACGATC AAGACAAATGTCATGGGAACCTTGAATATGTTGGGTCTGGCAAAGCGAATCGGTGCAAGGTTCTTGTTAACTAGCACAAGTGAAGTTTATGGTGACCCACTTGAGCATCCGCAGAAGGAGACTTATTGGGGGCATGTTAATCCTATAG GTGTTAGGAGTTGTTATGACGAGGGCAAAAGAACAGCAGAGACTTTGACTATGGACTACCATCGTGGTGGTGGTGTTGCG GTACGAATTGCTCGTATTTTCAATACATATGGCCCTCGTATGTGCCTGGATGATGGCCGCGTGGTTAGCAATTTTGTTGCACAG GCACTGCGCAAACATCCAATGACAGTATATGGTGATGGAAAACAAACTCGAAGTTTTCAGTATGTTTCTGATCTG GTTGCTGGATTGATGGCTCTGATGGAGAGTGAACATATTGGCCCTTTCAATCTGGGAAACCCAGGAGAGTTCACCATGTTGGAACTTGCAGAG GTTGTGAAGGAAACAATTGACCCAATGTCGACAATTGAATTCAAGCCCAACACTGCTGATGATCCCCATATGAGAAAGCCCGATATTACCAAGGCCAAGCAACTGCTAGGTTGGGAGCCAAAGGTATCTCTGAAGGAAGGCCTTCCCTTGATGGTGACAGATTTCCGCAAAAGGATCTTGGATGAGTAA